Below is a genomic region from Dioscorea cayenensis subsp. rotundata cultivar TDr96_F1 chromosome 14, TDr96_F1_v2_PseudoChromosome.rev07_lg8_w22 25.fasta, whole genome shotgun sequence.
TGTCGCAGGGATCAAGGCACTCCGCCAGCATGGCGCTGGCCTTGAGGTAATTGAATTCATCCTTTTCATtcttaaacttttattttttttattttttttttctgtgaaaAATTTAGAGATTGGGATTGATTGATATATCTGTGCGACTGTGTATTAGTGGGTTGATAAAGAGAGGAGAACTCCATTGATTTTGGCTTGCATGCGTTCAGATCTCTTGCCTGTtgctaaggttttgattgaactTGGTGCCAATGTTAATGCTTATCGTCCTGGTGAGAAGTTCTAATCTTTAAATCTCTGTTGAATTATGATACTGTTTATATTTCAGTAATTCAATATAGAAATCAgatttgaaacaaaatcaatgctAATTATGGTTCAAGCCATAGCCAATGTATATAGAAGATGTTTGTCATTTTTGTTGCATTTGcattattagtatcttattctAGCTTCGATATAAAACATTTAGCCATAGTCAATGTGTACAATTTAAATCCAATTTCAATATGGAGTTGAAAGTGAGTGCTATTTAGTTATGATGATTGAATCGGATTGATTTAATTTAGAGAATTCAACTCAAGTAGTAGAGATGTCATGCTTGCTTTTGTTGCATAGGTTCTCAAGGTGGGACTCCTTTGCATTATGCCGCAAAAAGAGGCCTTGTTCAGACCGTTGAACTCCTTCTTTCTCGTGGAGGTATACCTTGTCGATTGTTTTATCAGTAACAAAGGTTTATTAGCTATCGATTTGTTCCGTTAATGAATTTTCCCTTGTTAAACACCATAGCGAACCCATTATTGATGAACGATGATCACAAGACTGCACTTGATTTAGCCAGAGCAAACGGGCACTTAAATATAGTTCGCTCCATTGAGGTATATACTTTTTGCTATTAGTAATCATGTGTTAATTAGCTGTGAAccaaaatcaattttcattctttataaATAATTGACATCCAGAATTCCATCTGTCTCTTCTCTGGATGGTTGCGGGAGTTGCATGGACCAAGCATCTTAGAAGCATTGATTCCCCATTGGGTATCAAGGAAACTGTATGTGCActttgaattagttcattcttgctctttttcttttccatctCGGCATCATTTGGTTGAATACTTTTACCTGAaccatccttttcttttcccaacAGGTGGGCTGTGGTTCTTTCCATTTAGTTCTCCTATTCCTACGAATCCTCCAAGGTTCTACCTGGCATTATACTCTGGTCTCCAGGTACATTGATGAAGCAAAAGGTTATTGTCCTAATTTTGCAGTTATATAATTTTCCCTGATAATGCCAATGATGTTCTAGATAATTCTTGCAGTGACTCTATTTATATCTCTTATAAAGTGAATTCGACAGTATGttcttatgttttaaaattttgttttcattttttccaaaaAGGTTGCTAAGCCACGTACCACTGTTGCACTCTGGAAATGCCAGATCGATGAGCCAAGATTCACTCAACCAGATCCTACAATGCTTATCGAATGTGTGGCCGGAAGTGGGTTTTCTGCTAATCCTCATGCATTTATCTCCATCATAGCTTGatacattttttatataatgaaaatgttcatatttagaaaatttatcaTGCTTGACTCTCATTGCTATTTTATATGCAGAGCTGAAGTTTAGGCTCTCGTCTGGAGTTGAAGGCGATCGGCAACAATTGCTGTTGTTTTACAATGCATGCAGAGGGATTCCTCGCGTAATTTCCACACTTTTTTCTCTTAATAAACACTTctaatgttttcatgctaaaattCTATCACCATTTTCCTTTTGCAGACCAGCATTAATGTTCCGGCACCCCCTGTTATCTCTGTTGCTCCAATGCCGACCACCGCACAAATCAATCCACAACCATCGAGTACACTGCCGAGTACACTGCCAACAAGTACAACCCCTACCCgggaagatgaagaaatatcAATGGCGATACACGCATCCATTCAATCGGCAATGGCAGAAGGAGTAGTGCCAATTTCCGATACATTGCCACCATTGTCACCCTCATCTGTTCCGTCCGCTCCTCCGATCAATTCTACTGTCTTTTACAACAATTCTATTAACTATCCATCAGTAGATTCACACCCGACGAACGTAAATGCGTCCCCGCTCGATACAAGACCCGATATTATTAGTAATACTAGTAACTCTTCGAGTTCGTGTGTGATATGTTTAGATGGTCCAGTTGAGGGAGCATGCATTCCATGTGGGCACATGGCCGGTTGCATGTCTTGTTTGAATGAGATCAAAGCAAAGCAATGGGGATGCCCAATTTGCCGAACTCAAATTCAGCAGGTGATTAAACTCTATGCTGTTTAATGCATGTACATTCATGTATCTATTTATATTTGGCCTGCATGTAttgcttgcttcttcaatgacctTTTTTTTTAGTCCTTTTTTTGTAAAGAGATTTGTGAGCTATTTGAATTTGCAATAAAGATGTTGagatatttgtgtattttggctTCTGAATTATATGAACGTAGTTGAAAGACTGGTATAAATGAATAATGTAATCAATATCATCATATGAAGCAGAGATGCATATGGACTTATAAATTGAGAGGAGGATCCCATGTTTACCAACTGTGTATGTGGGTCCTAACAAGAAATGGAAaacacaaatagaaaaatatatgtcaTACCCAAAAATGACCCGCGGAGTTTGATCATATATATTTGctcaattttattatgattgATAATAACGGAAAAACGCTCTAGTCAGAAATGTAGTTATTTCTCTCCAGTTATATATTCCAAAATATCGGCTTAAACCACTAATTTTTAAGTGTCTTTAAGGAGTTTCTCATAATTGGATTTTCAAGAAGATCAAACCTTCTTCAAAGTATCAAAGAACTAAGACATGTTAAATATGTTTCTAAAGTGGTTTTATATTCAAGAGATGAATTGACAATTGTGAAAGAGTTGGTAATTCACAGACTTTTCCGTTTTGCATAAAGATCGTCTAAagtcaaaattttgattttattggtCCATGTGGGGTAATTGACAATTAGCgatattaattttgttgtttccAAATTTACAAGATTTAATATTAAAGTAGGGTAATTAGGAAGATAattgtttgaaatttgaatgGTAAGAAGAGAAATTTGTTGAGATAATTTGTATTGTttgtacaaaattttaaaagagaaGCAGTGCAAAGGGTGAAGGATTCCATAGGTTAAAATGGAGACAAGGAAGTAGATGGTAAGATTTCCGTACTTAAGTTAACCTTTTGAAAACCCTAACTTTTAGCATGGAGATTATAATCTACGTAAAATTCATTGTCCTTTACTTCCTTTATTTAtccattattatattataatatattacattaatacattaaaaaaaacacatgcccTTCCACACATCCACTTAATACACACATAAACacacaaatattattatatgtatcTAAAACATTCTATTATCATTGGAACACATGCACACTCACATAGTGTAGAGTTTATTcatctaaacttttttttaatgatttattttataataaacattttatataatattccaTGAAAAACTTTTGCAATGTTCTAAACACCTCTTctactaataatatatattcatgttattatatattcaggattgaaaaaacaaaagtcaTTTCTAGACCACAAGGTAGCTCtgcaaaattcaataaaaaaaactcttgtGTTTTGTGAAATATGTAAAATaaggaataattttttttcgatACTATGATGTGTGGTTTCTTAGatttgcaaaaaagaaaaaaccgtTACCAAGTTATTAACGGTGTCAACTTAAATggataaaataatcattttattttaaaattaatttatatgatatctatatatatttaagtttattaatctcttccaaattttactaaaaaaattaaattttaaaaatcaaacaaaatcatgctgaaaatttattttttatgttacgtgatggttttttttcatgaattgaTGATTTTGCCCTGTTAAAAATGATAAAGTTAACACagttgacaattttttttttttttacaaatttggtAAACCATGCgtcatacaataaaaaaaactcattttttattttgtaaatcttgTAAATATAAgggtttttttgtattttttattgtattataagagtcaacaagattaatcaaaatgataaaattactttgtcacttaaataaattatttaaaatttaaaattttgtgaatattaaaatttggtagaggagaattatttttatatagacCTCTTCATATTTTGTTTGGTGGATTattgacttatatatatataaatgtgatgtgagtatgtattttttttaaaaaaaattcctacaatAATTATTAGATCTGCATTTAATAATCAATCTCTATTCATGCATAATATTTAacagtaattaaaaatatatcacaatGTTTAATAACATCTAACAATGCAATAGTATAATAACtaacaaataaattatacaGTCGGTATATGTATATCACCTCTATAAATAACATCTaaacatctttaaattttaaaaaatcaaatatgtagtaaaaaaaacatataatatatataacaaacaaaaacttTAAGAAATGAATTGATAGAGTTGTCACTCAAATGCAAGACATGAAGCTAAAGTCACTTGATAACCCTTCCAAATTAGTCAAGACAAGTGTGGGACCCAGAATAGACACATTGTGGGGCCCTCATACGATATGGACGAATAGGATCACGAAAGGTAACATGTCTATCTTGTGGGCCACCACCTTCACTCCCATCTAATCTATGTCTCTCTTCTTGCGTTGTGTCATCATCTACATTCTTcaaatttctttacttttttttaaacttgaaaatggtttttatttatcttataaaacattaaagaaaaaaaattgaatttctttgattgcaaCGAAGGAAAATAGAACAAATGAGAAACAAGTGAtgcttttaaaaacttttttttgatTTGACAATTTAAATAGTTGTTAGTTTGAAATCTTTTTCTCTGGAGATTCATCACATTATCATCAAGATTTTTAATGGTGGCAACCACTACTTATTGTACTAACcagttatatatttatatatatatatatatttgatggcCCACGTAGGTGCGTAAATCAGGCtctttatatataatagatGAGACGATGAATGCAATCGAATCTCTACATATCATCCANNNNNNNNNNNNNNNNNNNNNNNNNNNNNNNNNNNNNNNNNNNNNNNNNNNNNNNNNNNNNNNNNNNNNNNNNNNNNNNNNNNNNNNNNNNNNNNNNNNNNNNNNNNNNNNNNNNNNNNNNNNNNNNNNNNNNNNNNNNNNNNNNNNNNNNNNNNNNNNNNNNNNNNNNNNNNNNNNNNNNNNNNNNNNNNNNNNNNNNNNNNNNNNNNNNNNNNNNNNNNNNNNNNNNNNNNNNNNNNNNNNNNNNNNNNNNNNNNNNNNNNNNNNNNNNNNNNNNNNNNNNNNNNNNNNNNNNNNNNNNNNNNNNNNNNNNNNNNNNNNNNNNNNNNNNNNNNNNNNNNNNNNNNNNNNNNNNNNNNNNNNNNNNNNNNNNNNNNNNNNNNNNNNNNNNNNNNNNNNNNNNNNNNNNNNNNNNNNNNNNNNNNNNNNNNNNNNNNNNNNNNNNNNNNNNNNNNNNNNNNNNNNNNNNNNNNNNNNNNNNNNNNNNNNNNNNNNNNNNNNNNNNNNNNNNNNNNNNNNNNNNNNNNNNNNNNNNNNNNNNNNNNNNNNNNNNNNNNNNNNNNNNNNNNNNNNNNNNNNNNNNNNNNNNNNNNNNNNNNNNNNNNNNNNNNNNNNNNNNNNNNNNNNNNNNNNNNNNNNNNNNNNNNNNNNNNNNNNNNNNNNNNNNNNNNNNNNNNNNNNNNNNNNNNNNNNNNNNNNNNNNNNNNNNNNNNNNNNNNNNNNNNNNNNNNNNNNNNNNNNNNNNNNNNNNNNNNNNNNNNNNNNNNNNNNNNNNNNNNNNNNNNNNNNNNNNNNNNNNNNNNNNNNNNNNNNNNNNNNNNNNNNNNNNNNNNNNNNNNNNNNNNNNNNNNNNNNNNNNNNNNNNNNNNNNNNNNNNNNNNNNNNNNNNNNNNNNNNNNNNNNNNNNNNNNNNNNNNNNNNNNNNNNNNNNNNNNNNNNNNNNNNNNNNNNNNNNNNNNNNNNNNNNNNNNNNNNNNNNNNNNNNNNNNNNNNNNNNNNNAACAAcctatgtgtgtatatatgtgtataaactcatgtttaataatatttgtttgaaaGGAAACATCTCTATTATTACTAAATCTAcctggtatatatatatatatatatatatatatatatatatatatatatatatatgtgaggaTGTTCTTTGAAGGAGAGATGGGATGGTATGGTGTCGAGGTAAACTATTTGAATGCAATTAAAGCAGATTATATTGCGGCACTAGATTATGTTTTGGAAATTTGTCTGATGTGATTTAATGGAGTAATTATATTAACTCAGTGAATAATTGTGCtgagatttggatattatatatatatatatatatatatatatatatatgcatctaattaaagaaaatacacTTTGTTTTTGAGGATTTTTGAGTCAAAGTGTCTTCTGGATATAAAAATGATATGGAAAATAAATTACTTCTAAATTTATTGGATTTTGTTGTCACTTTTGCCGAATAATAATTCAatggatattttttattattatgttacaATCTagatgaaatttgaaaatttataaactatatatattgcATTACAATTAAGTGatttttagagttttatttaacttttaattttgtGCTGTATTGACTATAAAAGAGGCAAAGTCACAgccatttattcatttaaatttgACGATGATAATATTATTGTAAAGAGTTGTGgctccatgaagcaagtcatGCTTTGTCTTCTTCTACATGGCTTTCATCTTCTCAGCCTCACTATGGCGtatatgatttatattattctatttttcatatatatatatatatgtatatgtataattgTCTATATTTTCTATGACATTATTTTTCGAAACAAACAAACAGTATTCCATTTTGTTTCACTTCTTTAAATTCTATAAGGattaattattatcatgttTTCAATTTGCATATTCTTAATAGGAGTAAATAGTTTTACAACAAAGGAGGGTAGAAGTGTCTTATCATAAATCTAGATTTTAGAAGTTTTAGAAGATACCTTAATTTTATGTGTACTGTATAGGCGAAAAATAAATCCGATTGAACTTCGGGTATGTGATTATTACTTCATGGAGGTCGAGACGCGCTACATTTCCTAAATTCTGATGTGGGttggtttgtaaattttattgtttatttattatataatataaagatagGTATGGTAATTACGCCCAAGAAATTTGATGtctttttgttataaaattattaaatcgaGGTGAATCCAAGCTGGATAAAGAGATAAAAGTCTACATCGGTCTCATCGTGAGTATTAAGGAAATCGGTATATGGGAATGTGACAATCTAAGAATTACACCAGCAGAGACCGCGAAAGCGTTACTTTTGgctcttttatttattactgttttaaatctaatatatatatatatatatctttgcaGTTGAGGAAGTAAATGGAGAAATATGCATTGGATTGTGCAATGAAGAAAAAGTGTGATGAAGGAGTGCAAGATGAAAAATTCAATGGTGGCATCTGCATATTTATGATAACAGAATCCATTGTTGTTGTATTGCTAATtaagaaattgaataatttagtatttattgCTTGCCTTACAATCTTAATTAGCAACAATTTTTCTTGATGAATAATTATGtcctaattaaacattaataagaGGAATTCaaaagtcatttatttattcctatatatttgtttttaatattcaaaattttattcataaattcaCGCTTCCTAGGCCTTCAATACATACACGCATACATTAATttagagaaaattaaaaaaaaaactttataatttttcatagtTACGAAAAAATctatgttatcattattattaaataataataataataataataatttaagtaaatcaatcaatttgttaaattcaaaattaaatataaaattttagatgTTGTAGTTATATTATTTGATGGAAAGAATGATGGTCATACCTGAGAGTTGAGATGTTTGGTAGCTATTTGTTGATGAAtaagtattattttaaaaaaaaggatatttttttatggagaTGTTGAGGTGTTTGTAAAAGGAGTGAAATGCTATTAAGTTAGGATGATATGGTtgacaaattatttaaatttgattgatttgcTATTTAATTTTGTTAGCGACGAAGCACTCTAAAAGGTTACATCGAGGAAAAACCCAATGAAAGAACACCAAACACAATGGTCAAAAAGCAGACATACAAAGATATACGAGGAGACCTGATAGGAGGAGAAACCCTCGGACCCATAGGAGAAAACTATCCACATATTATGGAGGTGAAGGAATTACAAAACTGCTGCACGATCTTAATGACGGTTAGAAATCCTACtgctgaaaataaaaatatatataagcctCAATCTAATCTCACCAAATTACATAGTAGGGcctatatttaaatttatagtgCAGCTAACCAAACATAATTTGATTTGCTAATCATTTATTGAGACAAACtcaacaaatttattttgattatgatTCATTGTGTACAACCTGGTTGCATTCTGAATGGTctcataatttaattatgatgatGAGTGAAAGTAGGACAAGTAGCAACAGTTGATCTATTCAGGCAGCGGACTCATTGACTCCATCGTGATTCATGAATACTTTGAAATATGTTCTACCAGATGCTAAGTTTCTTTAAAAGTTGGTTTACTATAGACTTGCGGTTTGCAGTATACATCTCACTCTGAAAGTTCTTAGTGTTACAGGCTACACTTATAAATTTGTAGGCACTATCGATCCTTGATTTATATGAAAGCTCCCTCTCTATAATCTAGGCGAAGATCAAATGGCCATTGTCACCTCCCAAGACAATACTCGAAGCtccgaaaaataaaacatgatcgatatatttatatacagaGAGAGAGTGATACACTAACTCACCATTCTCCTTGAGAGTCTCGAAAATGAGACCGGAGTATGAAAAATCGCACCTAGGGAGGCGGGTTCCTTTTAGTAATACTGTCGTTCATTGTGGGTTGATTGATTAATTCTCGAGTACTCTCTTAAGTTTTACTTTTGTCTCGACACAAAAGGCTCGGGCCGGATGTTCTTTTGAATCctatataataattaacattCCTACTGCCTCATATATTATAGAATGAGCTGAGCGAGCAATTATTTTGATCGTAGTTTATCGAATTTGACGAGCGTTCAGAGCGTAAGGTGAAATTTCGCATGATACtatgtaaattttcttttcgattataaaattttagagaAGGGCTTGTAATAATGAAGAGTAGTGATATATCTTTATATAGGACTATATCCGGGTGCGTACTCTCGTGTAAAATCTTTTATGACTTTTACTCATCGTTGATATTCGGAGCTGAATAAAATGAGTTGATGTGCGTCAGAGCAAAGTTTATTCCTTCTATATGAACGAGTGAAGAagaatttattgtttataaaggTGATGATTTACGGAAACTCAGCCACTCGCCAGCTTAAAGGCAGATTAGGCAGCATTGTTCAaggtaaatagtaatttaaaataGGCTGTCGAGGTGAATTTATGCTTAAGTTAACCTTGTCACGGAGTGGATATTTACAGTAATGTGGGGTATAAGGAGTAAGTACTAGGATGGTCGGCAAATAGGAGCATAAATGTTTTGAAGCCGTAGTCAACCTTTCCGCTTCCTTAAAGGCTGTATTGTGGTTCTTCCATCTCTAGCGAAAGTTGATTATTAGGTAATTATTTGGAATTCTGAATAACATTCCGCACTGCAACATTTCACATTGTGTGATTTCTTTAACTTTTCTGTAACATTGCACCACTCACTAGGATGAAATCTTTTGCTGCTTTTCATGGTTTTGGGAAAACTCTTGAACCTCTATTATGACTCTATGTTAGTTTAGTTGATATCTATGTAGCGTATGTTTCCATTCCTTATTTTTGACACCTTCCAAATGCTGGGACACTTCTCTATTGGTCGATTCTATTCCATTTGTCTGCACCCATAACGAAACCATCTGTCTCAGTACATCATCGACAATATTTACTGTCAAACTCTTGCTTAAAATATCTCCTGAGCGTCCCTTAATCACCTGATTCTCTCCACAGATTTCCACCAGGTTATGGTACTGTCATGGCAGTCCCTGTTGGCCACCAGCTGTGAAAGTCCGTCCTCTAGCCTTAACTTTTAATTGAATGTACTAGAGGACAGACTACAAATTATGGCCTAATTTTGCACAgcttaaattaataatatgcaTAATATGCAGTCGAATAATACACAATCAACTGCATACCAATCTAAAATAGTGACTTTTAAAGGTAGAGCTCATGCCCTTTGCAAGACATCAAAACTTTTGATGTCTGCCCTAAATTCTACAACACGATGATAAGAGTATACTGTTGACGACTGAGATAAATACATAAGGGAAAAGTTGCAATGGGATTTGCCATTG
It encodes:
- the LOC120275543 gene encoding probable E3 ubiquitin-protein ligase XBOS34, with product MGAHQSRDQALYNHAKCGNVAGIKALRQHGAGLEWVDKERRTPLILACMRSDLLPVAKVLIELGANVNAYRPGSQGGTPLHYAAKRGLVQTVELLLSRGANPLLMNDDHKTALDLARANGHLNIVRSIENSICLFSGWLRELHGPSILEALIPHWVSRKLYVHFELVHSCSFSFPSRHHLVEYFYLNHPFLFPTGGLWFFPFSSPIPTNPPRFYLALYSGLQVAKPRTTVALWKCQIDEPRFTQPDPTMLIECVAGKLKFRLSSGVEGDRQQLLLFYNACRGIPRTSINVPAPPVISVAPMPTTAQINPQPSSTLPSTLPTSTTPTREDEEISMAIHASIQSAMAEGVVPISDTLPPLSPSSVPSAPPINSTVFYNNSINYPSVDSHPTNVNASPLDTRPDIISNTSNSSSSCVICLDGPVEGACIPCGHMAGCMSCLNEIKAKQWGCPICRTQIQQVIKLYAV